In a single window of the Cucumis melo cultivar AY chromosome 11, USDA_Cmelo_AY_1.0, whole genome shotgun sequence genome:
- the LOC103497968 gene encoding uncharacterized protein LOC103497968 encodes MNSTPLSYRSNQVDYSRSGYYIIPRECSKAQMCLQKILHIISSVPRQEPCVDSKIGKLDLDGNVSGGGGFRTDFNLRFGAFMVDEDQELVGFVENGGSGGGNGSVDATEKCSYGDGNGEGAKCSESLVNETGKYDVDGHVREIPEHSKIAESSRFNENESEKTVVEEEQSNSNKLTASSVDRRDDDEAETAPFNGAKCKSSGDCLGLLIEAARLIFGDISENEFDTELTQEESELNNELDIKDPSQLEKVISESHSSESKRMKLERGNWMVMNIVRDIDDRSPLVRSKRGRSQVLPCRYKDSVLEPWRSQPLPSKIKVSRRQRRSRFRT; translated from the coding sequence ATGAATTCGACTCCGCTTTCTTATCGTTCGAATCAGGTAGATTATTCTCGCTCCGGTTATTATATTATTCCTCGTGAATGTTCTAAAGCTCAAATGTGCCTTCAAAAGATTCTTCATATTATTTCGTCTGTTCCTCGCCAAGAACCGTGTGTGGATTCGAAAATCGGGAAATTAGACCTCGATGGAAATGTAAGCGGTGGAGGAGGGTTTCGTACTGATTTTAATCTGAGATTCGGTGCGTTTATGGTGGACGAAGATCAAGAATTGGTAGGTTTTGTGGAGAATGGAGGAAGCGGTGGTGGAAATGGTTCGGTAGACGCTACCGAGAAATGTTCGTACGGTGATGGTAACGGCGAGGGCGCGAAATGCTCTGAGTCTCTTGTAAATGAGACTGGAAAATACGACGTTGATGGACACGTGAGGGAAATTCCAGAACATTCGAAGATCGCTGAAAGCAGCAGGTTCAACGAAAACGAAAGCGAAAAGACAGTCGTAGAAGAAGAACAAAGTAACTCGAACAAACTCACGGCGAGTTCCGTTGATCGAAGGGACGATGACGAAGCCGAAACGGCACCGTTCAATGGAGCAAAATGCAAGAGCAGTGGCGATTGTCTAGGTTTGCTCATCGAAGCGGCGAGGCTGATATTTGGAGACATCAGTGAGAACGAATTCGATACTGAGTTAACTCAAGAAGAAAGCGAGTTAAACAACGAGTTAGACATCAAAGATCCGAGTCAACTCGAGAAAGTAATTTCAGAGTCGCATTCAAGCGAATCAAAGAGGATGAAGCTCGAACGAGGAAACTGGATGGTGATGAACATAGTAAGAGATATTGACGACAGGTCGCCATTGGTGAGGTCAAAGAGAGGAAGAAGCCAAGTCTTGCCATGTCGTTATAAAGACTCAGTTCTCGAGCCATGGCGATCCCAACCATTGCCAAGCAAGATCAAGGTCTCGAGGAGACAACGACGATCGAGGTTTCGCACGTAG